A stretch of Anolis sagrei isolate rAnoSag1 chromosome X, rAnoSag1.mat, whole genome shotgun sequence DNA encodes these proteins:
- the LOC132781180 gene encoding tumor necrosis factor alpha-induced protein 8-like protein 1 — protein MDTFSTKNLALQAQKKLLSKMASKNTASLFIDDTSSEILDELYRVTKEFTRNRKEAQKITKNLVKVIVKLGLLYRNGQFGPEELALLERFRKKVHALAMTAVSFYQVDFTFDRRVLSGMLNECRELLHQAINTHLTAKSHARINHVFNHFSDYEFLSALYGPAEPYRSHLPRICEGLNQMLDEGNI, from the coding sequence ATGGATACCTTCAGCACCAAGAACCTGGCTTTGCAAGCGCAGAAGAAGCTCCTGAGTAAGATGGCCTCCAAGAACACAGCCAGCCTCTTCATCGACGATACCAGCAGCGAAATCCTGGATGAGCTCTACCGGGTCACCAAGGAGTTCACCCGCAACCGCAAGGAAGCCCAAAAGATCACCAAGAACCTTGTCAAGGTCATCGTGAAGCTGGGTCTCCTCTACCGCAATGGGCAGTTTGGCCCCGAGGAGCTGGCCCTCCTGGAGCGCTTCCGCAAGAAGGTCCATGCTTTGGCCATGACAGCTGTCAGCTTCTACCAGGTGGACTTCACCTTTGACCGGCGGGTCCTATCTGGGATGCTCAATGAGTGCCGGGAGCTGCTGCACCAGGCTATCAACACCCACTTGACCGCCAAGTCCCATGCCCGTATCAACCACGTCTTCAACCACTTCTCAGACTACGAGTTCCTCTCAGCACTTTATGGGCCTGCCGAGCCGTACCGCTCACACCTCCCCAGGATCTGCGAGGGGCTCAACCAGATGCTGGATGAAGGCAACATCTGA